The Desulfotignum phosphitoxidans DSM 13687 DNA segment ATTTCTGGGTATCGATGGTGGCCGAGGTGATGATCAGTTTCAGGTGTTTGCGTTTTTTCACCAGGCGCCGCAGGATGCCCAGGGTGAAATCGATGTTCAGACTTCTTTCATGGGCCTCGTCCACAATAATGGTGTCATAGCGCTTGAGCAGCGGGTCCTGCTGGGTTTCCGCCAGAAGAATGCCGTCGGTCATCACCTTGATGCAGGCACCTGCAGGGGTTTTGTCGTCAAACCGGATCTTGTAGCCCACGGATTGCCCTAAAGATTCCTTGAATTCAAATGCCATGCGTTTGGCCACGTTGATGGCGGCGATGCGCCGGGGCTGGGTGCAGCCGATCATGCCCCGGGTACCGCAGCCGGCAGCCAGACAGCATTTGGGGATCTGAGTGGTTTTGCCCGAACCGGTTTCTCCGGAAATGATCACCACCCGGCTGGTCTGGATGGCTTTGATGATGGCATCTTTTCTGGCCGTAATGGGAAGATCTTGTGGAAAATTCAGTTGGGCCGGTCTGTTTTCAGGGGGGCGAACCAATGGTTTCCGGGCGGACCGTGTTTTTTTGTGAAATTGGGAATCGTCTTTTTGCATCATAAACGCACTATTTTATCACAGGGATACAAAATGTCAAATTCATAAACCGGAACGGCAATTTTGCTTGACATGATTCCAGGAATAGGAGAAAAGAGGCAGCCTGAATGATAATGTCAGATCCCAAAAAATGAACGTCTGTCGCCGGTTTTTCTTGTTTACCTCGAATCATGAACTGTGATATGGAATTCATATTATGACGCAGATCATCAGTATAGCCAATCAAAAAGGCGGGGTGGGAAAGACCACCACTGCGGTCAATCTGTCTGCAGCTCTGGCCATGCTCAAGAAAAAAGTCCTGCTGGTGGACTGTGATTCCCAGGCCAATGCCACCACGGGCTTGGGCGTGGAAAAACCCGGTCTGGAAGCCTCCCTTTACCATGGACTGATCGGTGAGGCAGACATCCAGGACCTGCTGCTGCCCACCATGCTGCCGGGCCTGACCCTGTTGCCCGCCAACGTGGATTTGATCGGTTTTGAAATTGAAATGGTGTCTGTTTCGCAACGGGAGGCTCGATTGAAGCAGCTTCTGTTGCCCGTGGCAGACCAGTATGATTATGTGCTGATTGATTGCCCGCCGGCATTGAGTCTGTTGACCCTGAATGCATTTGTGGCATCCCATTCCGTGCTGATCCCGCTTCAGAGCGAATTTTTTGCCCTGGAAGGCTTAGGGCAGCTGTTGAATACGGTCAAGCGGGTCAAATCATCGTTTAATCCGGGATTGAAAATCAAAGGCATTGTGCTGACCATGTTCGACCGGCGGACCAACCTGGCCCAGAACGTGGTGGAGGATGCCCGGCAATATTTCAAGGGACTGGTGTTTAAAACCAAGATACCGCGGAACGTGAAACTGGGGGAAGCCCCCAGTTACGGTCTGCCGGTCATGTTGTACGACAAGCAGTCCCAAGGAGCGAAAGGATATATGGCGTTTGCCAGGGAGCTGCTGAAACGATGATGGACAAAAAAAAGAAAAAAACAGGCCTGGGCCGGGGTATTGGTGCATTGATTCCGGATTTTGATATGGATGCCCAGAAGGATCGGGGGGATTTTTTCATGTGTTCCGTGGATACTATCGCTCCCAACCGGTATCAGCCCCGCACGGATTTCAATGAAGAGGAACTGGAACGTCTCAAAGAGTCCATTGCTGAGCAGGGGGTGCTGCAACCGCTGCTGGTTCGGCATATGGACGGCGCTTATGAACTGATTGCCGGAGAACGGCGGCTTCGGGCCGCCAAGTCAGCCAATCTGAGCCATGTGCCCGTGGTGGTCAAGCACCTGACGGACGAGCAGGTGCTGGAAGTGTCCATCATCGAGAATATTCAGCGGGCCAACCTGAATGTGCTGGAAGAAGCGGAAGCCTATTTCAGGCTCATGGATGAATTCGGCTATACCCAGGAAAAAGTGGCCCAGAAAATAGGCAAAAACCGTTCCACCATTGCCAATCTGCTCCGGCTGCGGGGATTGCCTGAAAAAATCAAACAAAGTCTTTTGAATGAAGACATTTCCACGGGCCACGCCCGGGCTCTGCTGGGTGCGGAATCTCTGGAAACCCAGCTGGCCCTGTTCGAACAGGTAATTGCCCACAAACTGTCGGTCCGAAAAACCGAGCTTCTGGTGAATCAGTCCAAACAGGAAAAACCCGCGCCGGTCCGGAACCTGTCCGCAACAGAACAGGCCTTTCTGGAAACCACCTGTTCCCAGATTTCCAGCCGGATCCAGTCGCCGGTGAACATTCGAAAAACCGGGGAAAAAGGACGGATTGAAATCAATTTCACGTCTCAATCGGAATTTTCCCGGCTGGTGGACCTGCTGATCAATCTTTCATGAAAATTACCATTGCAAAAACCGCCGGCTTCTGCATGGGGGTTCGCCGGGCCGTGGACATGGTGCTGGATGCCGCCAATACATCTGATACGCCGATATACACCTACGGCCCGCTGATCCACAACCCCCAGGTGCTGGAAATGCTGGAGACCAAGGGAATTTTTCGGCTGGATACCATCCCTGAAAAAGGCACGGGACTGGTGCTGATCCGGGCCCATGGTGTGCCGCCCGAAGATGAAACGGCCCTGAAACAAGCGGGGTTTTCCGTGATCAATGCCACCTGTCCCCGGGTGGTCCGGGTTCAGATGATTATCCGAAAATTTGCCCAAAAAGGATATGCCACCATTATTATCGGTGAAGAAAATCATCCCGAGGTCAAGGGACTGCTGGGATATGCCCAGGGCAACGGACACACGGTGACGGCCATGGATCAGTTTACAGCGCTGCCTGTATTTGAAAACGCGGTGGTGGTGGCCCAGACCACCCAGAATACGGCATTATATGATGAAATCAAAGCCTTTTGCGCAAAACACCGGCCCCATTACCAGGTGTTTGATACCATCTGCGGGTCCACGGAGCGCCGGCAGCAGGAGGTCAGACACCTGGCTGCCACCCATGATGCCGTGATCGTGGTGGGGGGAAGGCAGAGCGGAAATACCCGGCGCCTGGCCCAGGTGGCCGCTGAAACCCGGGCCTTTACCACGCATATTGAAACCGTGTCGGAAATCGATTTCACGGCCCTGGCAGGATTCCGGTCCATTGCCATTACCGCGGGGGCCTCCACGCCCAACTGGATCATCACGGACACCTGTTCCCGGGTGGCCCGGCATCTGGAGCATCAGCGCCCTGTGGCCGGGGCCATCTCCCGGATCCAGGGGTTTTTTTTAAAGACCAATCTGCTGCTGGCGCTGGGGGCCGGCAGCCTGACCTATGCCTGTTCCGTGGTCCAGCAACTGCCCCGCACATGGATCCATGCCGCCATTGCCATGCTTTATGTGTTTTCCATGCAGGTGTTGAACAATATGTTTGCCGTTAAATCAGACACATACAACCATCCGGACCGGGCCGGGTTCTACCGGCGGCATCGCCCTGTTCTGGCGCTGCTGGCTCTGAGCTCCGGCGGGGCCGGGTTGTATCTGGCATATACCACGGGGGTGATGTCGTTTTTCATTCTTCTGGTCATGAGCCTTCTGGGGCTGTCCTATAACCTGAAGCTCATTCCTAAGGGATGGGGCAGAACACAGCAGATCCGGCGTATCAAGGACATTCCCGGATCCAAAACCCTCCTGATTACCATGGCCTGGGGGGTTGTCACCAGTATTCTGCCGGCCGTGGATACCCGCAGTGTCCCTTTGTGGATGGCCGTGGCATTTTTGTATGCCGCCGGGCTGGTGTTCAGCCGGACCGCATTTTTTGACATCAAGGCCATCCAGGGCGACCGGATTGCCGGCCGGGAAACCCTGCCCATACTTTTGGGAGAAAAAAAGAGTTTTGTGCTGATCCGGTATGTGCTCATTGCAACCCTGGTGCTGCTGGCAGGGGCCTGGCCGGCCGGGCTGTCTTTTTCTCTGACATGGCTGCTGGCCCTGGTGCCCGGTCTCATGCTGGTGCTGGTTCATTTTTTTGGAAAAGACTCCCGGATCTCAGGCACTCAAATGGAATTTATGATCGAATCCTCATTTCTTCTGACCGGGGTGATGGCCGCCATTCTCTAAGAAGAAAGCAGGTGTTCGATTTTCCGGTCTTTTTCCTGCCATAACTGATTGAGCCATTCACAGAACTGTGCCTTGAAAACCGGATCATTGAAATAATCCCCTTTGATCTGCCATCCGATTTCCAGCAATTGACAATCCACAATGATTTTTCGGGTTTTACCGGATATGAATGACCAGAAGCTCGGGACCCCGTCCGGGTAAACAATGGTGACATCCAGAATGTGATTGAGGCATTGATCCATGGATCCCAAAACAAAGGCGATGCCGCCGGCTTTAGGGGTCAAAAGATGTGAAAACGCAGATGTTTTGGCTTTTTCCGGGGTGTACCGGGTGCCTTCCACAAAATTCATGATGGAGACAGGCGTGTGTCTGAATTTTTGACAGGCTTTCCGGGTACTTTCCAGGTCTTTTCCCTTCATATGGGGGTTTTTTGCCAGAAATTCCCTGGAATAGCGTTTCATGAACGGAAAATCCAGGGCCCACCAGGCCAGTCCCAGAAACGGGACCCAGATCAGCTCTTTTTTCAAAAAAAATTTAAGCATGGGGACTTTTTTGCGCAATGTTTTCTGAAGCACCAGAATATCCACCCAGGACTGATGATTGGACAGCACCAGATACCATTGCCTGGGTGTCAGTTTGTCCAGCCCCCGGACATCCCAGTCGATTTTGCAAAACAGGTCCGTGTTGACGGAATTGATGTAAATCCACAGTCCGGCAATGCCCATGAGTATCCGGTCCAGGATCACCACCACCGGTTGAAACGGCAGAATGAATTTGAGCAGGGAAATCAGTATCAACGGCACAGTGAGCAAAATGGTGTTGATCAGGTAAATCAAAAAAGATACCGCACCTTTCAGCGGTGATGGCAGAAAAGAAAACATGAAAGGTCCTTATGTCTGTTTGTGGGTCATGATATATTTTTTGACCGTTCGTCTGTCCAGCCCGGTTTTTTGGGCCACTTTTTCATAGGTGCCCAAAGTTTCATACAACAGGGTGCAGTATCCGGACAACAGGTCGGAAACCGGCAGATCCTGGGCCTGAATGCCCTGACACAGAAAACTGGAAAGAGACACATCTTCGGGCGCCTGTTTGCCTAAGTAATCTCTTCGGAGCAGCACGCTTCTCACACATTGCTCCAGTTCCCGGACATTCCCAGGCCAGCTATAATGGTTTCCCAAGCGGCGGTCAATAATTCTTTTGATTTTGGTCGTGATTTTCGGTGACGCCAGGCCGAGCATGCGAGTGACCGTGAAATCCAGGAGGGTGTCCAGTTCGGCCGGATCCTGTTGAATCCGGGTGTGCAGGGGCGGTACTTCAATGATGTCCGAGCACAGCCGGTAATAGAAATCTTCTCTAAAGACCCGGCCGTCCATGATCTCTTTTTTCGGGCGGTTGGTGGCGGCAATGACCCGGCCGTTGAACCGGGACAGCCCATGGGCACCCACGGGGGTAAAGGTGCGTTCCTGGAGCACCCGCAGCAGTTTGACCTGAATATGGTCCGGGATCTCTCCGATTTCATCTAAAAGAATGGCACCATGGGGGCTGCACCGGTCCAGCACTCCCTGGTAATCTTCCACGGCCCCGGTGAATGCCCCTTTGGTGTGGCCGAACAGTTCGGATTCCAAAAGGGTTTCCGGATACTGGGACAGGTTTAATGAGGAAAACGCCCGGGTGAAACTTTGAACAAAACAGCCGCGTTTTCTGTCAAAGGGAATGAATCCGCTCATGCCGATGGCTCGGGCCGCTGTGCCTTTTCCCGTGCCGGTTTCTCCTAGAAGCAGTGTGGAAAAATCTTCCATCCGGTTCCACAGATGCTGGTCATACAACCCGATATTGTAGGTAAACACGTTGTACCAGAGGTGTTTTTTAAAGGTTTTCATGCAGGGGCTGGCACCCACCAGGGTGTTTGAGATAAAATAAAATGCCCGGCGCAGTTGAAAAGACAGGGCAAAATAATGGTAAAACCGGGCGGTGGAAAACCCTTTTTCCTTCATCATTTCCCTGGCTTCATCCACAAAATCCACGGGAACCGGATCATCCTGGGCCGTGATCTGATCCTGGATCAGCTGATCAAACCGGTCCCGGAATTTATGGAACACATCGAACAGATACACCACCCGCAGCACTTCCCGGTCCTCTCCCGTGTACTGGTTGATGTTGCCTCTGTTCTGGCGGGTCAGTTTTTTGAGCTGCCGGTCCACTTCCAGCACGCACATGTCCTTGCTTTTCCGGCGGGCCGCAGACGGGAACAGTCCGGCGATTTTCTGATCTAAGCGTTCCCGCAGTTCACTGAACGGGTTGGCAAAGGCCGCGTTGTGGACGGTTTTGAAAAAATGGCGCTCGGTCTGGGTCAGTACGGCTTTTTTCATAGGCGGTCCCTGTGTATGATCATGGGCATTTTTGTATAACCAATGTTCATAAAATGCAAGAATAAAACATTTCAGCCAAATAGCTTGAAAAGACATATCAGGTAAAAAATCTTTGAATTCAGAATGTTATCTGTTTTGACCCGGGTGGCATGGATTTTGATAATAGGTGGGGGATACTTATGAAATTATTTGAACCCAATCCCGTTTTTTGCTCCTGTTGCTAGAAGACAGGGGCCAAACGCTAAAATTTCCAATGGAGAGTTCCCATGATAACACGCATTTTGCACTCCCGGCTGCCGCTGATGATCTATACCCCGGTCAAGGTGTTTGACCTTGCTTATTTTCACGCTGTTTATGCGGCGGGGGCTTTGCCCGTGTTTGACACTGAATTTCTGGACAGCAAAGAGATCCTGCAAAAGATCCTTCAGTTGTCCAAAGAAAATATTGTTTTCGGTATCCGGCTGGCATCATTGGATTTGCCGGTGCTGGAAGCGTTGGAAAACCAGCCGGTATCCAACCTGGACCTGGTGGTGATGCCCGTATCTAAAACAGGTGACACCCTTGAAAAGCCGAATTTAGGCGACACCCGGGTGTTGCTGGAGATCAAGGATATCGGCCTGACCGCCCGGATTGACCAAGCCGATCCCCATGGCCTGATCCTCAAGGGCAACGAAGCCGCCGGACAGGTATCCAAATACTCTTCTTTCATTCTCATGCAGTGGTACCTGAAACACCAGAACCGGCCCGTGTTTGTTCACGGCGGGGTGGGACAGTACACAGGTGCGGGCATGCTGGCCGCCGGGGTGTCCGGTTTTGTCATGGATACCCAGGTGCTGCTGGCAGACGAAGCGCCGGTGTCCCCGGCCTTTAAAAATCTGCTGGCCATGGTGGAGGAGGGCGATTCCACGGAGATCAGCATCCAGGACAAACAGGTGTTCCGGGTATTTGCCAAACTGGGCACTAAAGTGGTCAGGGACCTGAAACAGGAAGCCGTGGTGCTGGGAGAACAGGCAGATGGAGAACAGCAGCTGTATGCAAAAATAGCCTCTCAGGTCATCGCATTGAACGACACCCAAGCCCCGTTTGTCCAGTCGCTGTTCTTCATGGGCCAAGACGGGCTGTTTGCCCGGCATATGGCAAAAAAATCCCATAAACTGTCTGAGATGATCCATGATTTTTTTGTCACGCTGGGCCAGGTGCTCGACTGTGTGGATGCGTTTGATCCCGTGAAAGAAAACTCACCGTTCGCCCGGAACCAGAACACGCGCCTGCCGTTGATCCAGGGGCCCATGGCCAATATATCCGACAACCCGGAATTTGCGGCACAGGTGCTGGATGCCGGGGCCCTGCCGTTTTTTGCCGTGGGATCTTTGCCCGCGTCTCTGGCCGATGAGATGCTGTCTAAAGGAAAGAAAAAAGTGTCTAACTGCGGGGCCGGCCTGGTGGGGATTGAAGCGTTCAATCCCAATGTGCACAAGCATCTGGACATGGTCAAAAAATACAAGATTCCCTTTGCCCTGTTTGCCGGGGGCATTCCCTCCCAGGTGCGGGACCTGGAGGCGGCCGGCACCCAAACCTATCTGCACACCCCGTCCGTGCCCATGATGGAAAATGCATTGAAAAGCGGATGCGTCCGGTTCATTTTCGAAGGCGGGGAAGCCGGGGGGCATGTGGGGTTTCTGTCTTCTCTGGTGCTGTGGGAAGGGGCTATTGAAACCCTGGTGAGCCGGAATCAGGATTTGTCAAAAATCTCGCTGGTGTTTGCCGGCGGCATCTCCACCTGTTTTGCCTCGTTTTTCATCTCCGGCATGACCTCGTTTCTGGCCCAAAAAGGCGCTGCCATCGGCTTGCAGGTGGGCACGGCCTATCTGTTTTCCCAGGAGATCGTAAAAACCCGGAGTGTCACCAAACAATACCAGGATATCATCATTGAAAAAGATGAGACCGTGGTGATCGGCAAAAGTCTGGGCCTGGCTTCCCGCACGGCGCCTACGCCGTTTGCAAAAAGAATGAAAGAACTGGAAGACACCATGATCCTGGACAAGGTCGGCCTGGATGAACGCAAGCGGGCCTTTGAAAAGAAAAACATCGGGTCTTTGCTGATCGGCGCCAAAGGGTTTATGCCGGATTTTAAACGGCCCGGAGAGCAGTACTACACCTGGTTCAAGGATGAGGAACACCGGGAAAAAGGCAATTTTCTGGTGGGAGACAGCCTGGCGTTCTTTAAAAAAGATGTCACCATTCAACAGATCCATGATACCTATTTTACGGCCAAATCCCGATTGTTTCATCACCTGAACCAGCTGGAGGTCCTTTTCAGCCCGAAAAACCGGATCAACGACGAGATTGCCGTGGTGGGCATGGGATGTACCCTGCCGGGTGCCGACACCCCGGATGCCCTGTGGGACAATATCCTGGGAAAAAAATACGCCATCAAACCCATGCCGGATCACCGGTTTGATAAAGATCTGTATTACAGTCCGGACCGAACTGCCGAAGACAGAACCTACACCATTCTGGCCGGAGTGGTGGATGATTTTCAATTTGATCATGAACGGTTCGGGTATGCCCCGGACAAGGCCAAACGGTTGTCCCGGAGCCAGCAGATGGTGCTGCAGACCGCTTACAAAGCCGTGGAAAATGCCGGCCTTGTGGATGACAAGGATCAGTTGATCTGTGAAGATCCCCAGAGAACCGCCGTGATCATCGCCACCTGCCTGTCCAATGAGCTGGGCAACACATTGCAGCTCAAATACTGGTTTCCCCAGATTCTGTCCATGATGGAAAAAACCGAGGCCTGGTCCGCGCTGTCCGAAGATGAAAAAAACAGTATTCGAGAAAACCTTCAATCACAACTGGAAGGGGAACATAAAGGGTATGACCCGGTGCACGGGATTCTTTTAAACATCGAGGCGTCCCGCATCGCCCGGCACTTAGGGGTCCGGGGGGCCAACTATATTGTGGATGCGGCCTGCGCCTCGTCCATCACGGCCCTGGAAGCGGGCATCGGCGAGCTGCTCTCCGGTGAGCATGACCAGGTGATCGTGGGCGGGGTCAACACCCATCTGGCCCCGGAATCCTTTATCGGGTTCGCCAAAATGGGGACCTTGTCAGCCAGGGGATCCTATCCTTTTGATCAGCGGGCCGACGGGTTTGTGCTGGGAGAAGGGTCTGTGGTGTTTGTGCTCAAGCGCATGAAAGACGCCATCCGGGACAACGACCGGATCATAGGAGTGGTCAACGGGATCGGGGCCTCTTCCGACGGCCGGGGCAAGTCCATTGCCGCCCCCAACCCCCGGGGCCAGGTATTGAGCGTTCAGCGCTGCTTTGAACACACCCGGCCGGAGATCACCCCGGAACAGATCGGATTCATCGAAGCCCACGGCACCTCCACCACCATCGGGGATGCCGCGGAGCTGGAAACCCTGAATTCCTGGTACAAAGACAGTTACGCAGGCATTTCCTCCATCAAGTCCCAGATCGGGCATCTGCTGGGGGCGGCGGGATCCGCCGGGCTGATCAAGGCGCTTTTGGCGGTGAACAAGGGCATGCTGCCCCCCAACGGGCAGTTTGAAACCCTGTCTAAAAACCATGATCTGTCAAATTCTTCGCTTTTTATCGTCAAAGATCCGGAAGAATGGCAGCGCCCGGAAAACGCGCCCCGGAGAGCAGCCGTATCTTCCTATGGGTTCGGCGGCATCAACTACCATGTGGTGGTGCAGGAGATGGTTGACTCATATCTGCCCCTTTCCCGGGATATGTTTTCAAACCCGGCCCATGATTTCAATGATGACCGCATCGTGGTGGCCGGACTGGGCGTGTTTCTGCCCGGTGCGACAAACACACAGATGTTCTGGGAAAAACTGAGCAGCGGCGAAAAACAGGTCACCCCGCTGGGGGAGGATCATTTTGACACAAAAGCCTATGCCGCGTTTCCTGAAAATTCCATTTATCACCTGCCTGAAGTCAAGGCCGGGGTGGTCAAAGATTTTAAATTCAACAATCTCAAGTACCGGATGCCCCCCACCATGGTAAAATCCATTGAGCGGGCCCAGATTTTCGGACTGGAAGCCGCAGATCAGGCCCTGGCATCGTCCGGTCTGTCGTCCGTGGACGGCGGGCCGGCCAGAACCGGGGTCATCTTAGGCACCATTGCCGGGGAGCGCCAGAGCAAGAACATCATCCGGGTGAGAAAACAGGTCATTGCCAATGCCGTGACAAACGCCGAAGGCGTGGACAAATCCCGGGCAAAGGCCGTGGCCGACGATCTGCTGGCCGTGATCCGGAACACCATTCCGGAAAACAATGAAGACACCACGCCGGGCCTGCTGTCCAACATTATTTCCGGACGTATTGCCAACCATTTCGGGCTCAACGGGGCCAACTACGTGGTCGACGCCTCCTGCGCCTCAGCCACCATTGCCATCCGGAACGCGGCCCGGATGCTCAAGCACAGGGATCTGGATTTTGTCCTGGCCGGCGGGGTGGACTGCAACCTTTACCCGGCCGTGCTCATGGCGTTCAAACGCTTAGGGCTTTTGTCCGGAACAAACGGATACTTTTTTGACAGCCGGGCCCAGGGGTATGTGATGGGAGAAGGGGCCGCCATCCATGTGCTGACCACCCTGAAAAAAGCCCGGGAAGCGGGCATGACGATTTTAGGCGAGATTCATGACTGCACCGTGCGCTCGTCCGTGCCCGATCATCTGCTGGCCCCGTCGGAGCAGACCTTTAAATCCGTGATCAACGAGGCCTACCAGCGGTCCGGCATCCGCAAGTCAGACATCAACCACCTGGATCTGTTCGCGTTTTCCAATGTGTTCGGGGACATGGTCGAGCAGCAGGTGATCCAGGCCAGCTTTTCCCATAAAATGCACTGCGGCAATATCAAACCCCAGTTCGGGTATTTCAAGGCGGCCAATCCGGCCGTGGCCATGGCCAAGCTCATGCTCATGAACCAGAAAGGCCAGATTCTGCCGGATTTCAATTATGATGCGGATCATTCCACGCTGAACCACAGCAAGGTATTGACCCCCGCCACAAAGCCGGTTGACAGAAAACCGGGACAGCCCCTGCGGTTTGCCGCCAATGTCAACGGCATCGGCGGCAATCACGCCCATCTGATCATGGGCACCCTGCCCCGGGTTCTGGATCTGAAAGACGCGGCCCCGGACCAGCCCGTGATCGAAGCGGAATACCGCCATGTGTCCGGCGATGACCTGGTGGTGACGGACACAGCCTATTCTGCGGGCCCCGGCGGCAAAAAACTGCGCATGGTGGCGCTGCTGTCCGGCCAGGGAGCCCAGCGGCCGGGCATGATGAAACAGCTGTATGAAGCGGACGCCCATGTTCGAAAAGTGCTGGACAAAGGGGATGCCGTCTTTTTTGACGTGCGGGGATATTCCATCCTGGACATGATGTTCGGGGACGACCCGGCCCTGAATTCCACCCAGAACACCCAGCCGGCCGTGTTTCTGTCTTCAGCCGCCATCTGTTCCCGCCTGGCGAAAGAAGGGTTTACCCCGGACTATTTCATCGGCCATTCCGTGGGGGAATACACGGCATTGTTCTGTTCGGGCATGCTGGGGTTTGAAGATGCCTTGCGCCTGATCATCAAGCGCTCGGATCTCATGTACGAGAGCACCCTGAAGCAGCCGGGAAAAATCATGGTGGTGTTTAAAAATGAAAAAGACACACAAGCATTGCTGCGCCAATCTTTTATCTCCGATATTTATATCACCAACAAAAACAGTGAAAAACAGACGGCCGTGTCCGGCAAAGCCGAAGCCATCGACAATTTCTGTACCTTTTTGTCCCAGCAGGAAGT contains these protein-coding regions:
- a CDS encoding sigma 54-interacting transcriptional regulator; protein product: MKKAVLTQTERHFFKTVHNAAFANPFSELRERLDQKIAGLFPSAARRKSKDMCVLEVDRQLKKLTRQNRGNINQYTGEDREVLRVVYLFDVFHKFRDRFDQLIQDQITAQDDPVPVDFVDEAREMMKEKGFSTARFYHYFALSFQLRRAFYFISNTLVGASPCMKTFKKHLWYNVFTYNIGLYDQHLWNRMEDFSTLLLGETGTGKGTAARAIGMSGFIPFDRKRGCFVQSFTRAFSSLNLSQYPETLLESELFGHTKGAFTGAVEDYQGVLDRCSPHGAILLDEIGEIPDHIQVKLLRVLQERTFTPVGAHGLSRFNGRVIAATNRPKKEIMDGRVFREDFYYRLCSDIIEVPPLHTRIQQDPAELDTLLDFTVTRMLGLASPKITTKIKRIIDRRLGNHYSWPGNVRELEQCVRSVLLRRDYLGKQAPEDVSLSSFLCQGIQAQDLPVSDLLSGYCTLLYETLGTYEKVAQKTGLDRRTVKKYIMTHKQT
- the ispH gene encoding 4-hydroxy-3-methylbut-2-enyl diphosphate reductase, which gives rise to MKITIAKTAGFCMGVRRAVDMVLDAANTSDTPIYTYGPLIHNPQVLEMLETKGIFRLDTIPEKGTGLVLIRAHGVPPEDETALKQAGFSVINATCPRVVRVQMIIRKFAQKGYATIIIGEENHPEVKGLLGYAQGNGHTVTAMDQFTALPVFENAVVVAQTTQNTALYDEIKAFCAKHRPHYQVFDTICGSTERRQQEVRHLAATHDAVIVVGGRQSGNTRRLAQVAAETRAFTTHIETVSEIDFTALAGFRSIAITAGASTPNWIITDTCSRVARHLEHQRPVAGAISRIQGFFLKTNLLLALGAGSLTYACSVVQQLPRTWIHAAIAMLYVFSMQVLNNMFAVKSDTYNHPDRAGFYRRHRPVLALLALSSGGAGLYLAYTTGVMSFFILLVMSLLGLSYNLKLIPKGWGRTQQIRRIKDIPGSKTLLITMAWGVVTSILPAVDTRSVPLWMAVAFLYAAGLVFSRTAFFDIKAIQGDRIAGRETLPILLGEKKSFVLIRYVLIATLVLLAGAWPAGLSFSLTWLLALVPGLMLVLVHFFGKDSRISGTQMEFMIESSFLLTGVMAAIL
- a CDS encoding acyltransferase produces the protein MFSFLPSPLKGAVSFLIYLINTILLTVPLILISLLKFILPFQPVVVILDRILMGIAGLWIYINSVNTDLFCKIDWDVRGLDKLTPRQWYLVLSNHQSWVDILVLQKTLRKKVPMLKFFLKKELIWVPFLGLAWWALDFPFMKRYSREFLAKNPHMKGKDLESTRKACQKFRHTPVSIMNFVEGTRYTPEKAKTSAFSHLLTPKAGGIAFVLGSMDQCLNHILDVTIVYPDGVPSFWSFISGKTRKIIVDCQLLEIGWQIKGDYFNDPVFKAQFCEWLNQLWQEKDRKIEHLLSS
- a CDS encoding ParB/RepB/Spo0J family partition protein codes for the protein MMDKKKKKTGLGRGIGALIPDFDMDAQKDRGDFFMCSVDTIAPNRYQPRTDFNEEELERLKESIAEQGVLQPLLVRHMDGAYELIAGERRLRAAKSANLSHVPVVVKHLTDEQVLEVSIIENIQRANLNVLEEAEAYFRLMDEFGYTQEKVAQKIGKNRSTIANLLRLRGLPEKIKQSLLNEDISTGHARALLGAESLETQLALFEQVIAHKLSVRKTELLVNQSKQEKPAPVRNLSATEQAFLETTCSQISSRIQSPVNIRKTGEKGRIEINFTSQSEFSRLVDLLINLS
- a CDS encoding ParA family protein, whose protein sequence is MTQIISIANQKGGVGKTTTAVNLSAALAMLKKKVLLVDCDSQANATTGLGVEKPGLEASLYHGLIGEADIQDLLLPTMLPGLTLLPANVDLIGFEIEMVSVSQREARLKQLLLPVADQYDYVLIDCPPALSLLTLNAFVASHSVLIPLQSEFFALEGLGQLLNTVKRVKSSFNPGLKIKGIVLTMFDRRTNLAQNVVEDARQYFKGLVFKTKIPRNVKLGEAPSYGLPVMLYDKQSQGAKGYMAFARELLKR